Proteins found in one Firmicutes bacterium HGW-Firmicutes-1 genomic segment:
- a CDS encoding ABC transporter ATP-binding protein produces MALLQTNDLSKRFGKTLAVDGASITLEPGKIYGLLGPNGSGKSTLMKMIAGLFHPTNGSIEVLGSPVGVNSKKHVAYMTTEQYLYEYMTIKTVGQFHKDFYEDFEIDTYKRLIDTMKLDMRTKVSSLSSGMASKLKIAATMSRNAKLFMLDEPLNGIDLIARDQIINAMIERATPENTLLISSHLIDEMEKILDDVIFIKEGKIVVMGNAEEVREKHGKSIVDLYREVYEV; encoded by the coding sequence ATGGCTTTATTACAAACAAATGATTTAAGTAAACGGTTTGGGAAAACACTAGCTGTTGACGGAGCTTCAATAACACTTGAACCCGGAAAAATATATGGGTTATTAGGACCTAACGGTAGTGGTAAATCTACACTCATGAAAATGATTGCAGGTCTTTTTCATCCCACAAATGGTAGCATCGAAGTATTAGGTAGCCCCGTTGGAGTAAACTCCAAAAAACATGTTGCATATATGACTACAGAACAATACTTGTATGAATACATGACAATTAAAACAGTAGGTCAATTTCATAAGGATTTTTATGAGGATTTTGAGATAGATACCTATAAAAGATTAATTGACACAATGAAACTTGACATGAGAACGAAAGTGTCATCACTATCCTCAGGTATGGCTTCCAAACTAAAGATCGCTGCTACTATGTCTCGAAACGCTAAGCTATTTATGTTAGATGAACCCCTAAACGGAATAGATTTAATAGCCAGAGATCAAATAATAAATGCAATGATTGAACGTGCAACTCCTGAAAACACCTTGTTAATCTCAAGTCATCTGATTGATGAAATGGAAAAAATATTAGACGATGTTATTTTCATTAAGGAAGGAAAGATTGTTGTTATGGGAAATGCCGAAGAAGTAAGAGAAAAACATGGAAAATCAATTGTTGACCTTTACAGGGAGGTGTATGAAGTATGA
- a CDS encoding potassium transporter Trk, with translation MAKKRDFVVFGLGKFGRSVAQTLSKNGCDVLAIDINEEIIQDISERVTHAVQADVTDAEALHALGIRNFDVAIIAISNNMQSSIMATILAKELGVPFVIAKAQNDIHKRVLEKVGADKVVFPEREIGIRIANNLISDNFVDYVELSEEYSIVEITAKDAWVGKTLKELNLRAKFGLNVMAIRNSDDTLTITPGPNEVLRERDVLVVIGSNVELQKINN, from the coding sequence ATGGCTAAGAAAAGAGATTTTGTTGTATTTGGGTTAGGTAAATTTGGACGCAGTGTTGCACAAACTTTATCAAAAAATGGGTGTGATGTACTTGCGATTGATATTAATGAAGAAATCATTCAAGATATATCTGAACGTGTTACTCATGCAGTACAGGCGGATGTTACTGACGCAGAAGCGCTACATGCACTTGGCATTAGAAATTTTGATGTTGCAATTATTGCGATATCTAATAATATGCAATCAAGCATTATGGCTACAATCTTGGCGAAGGAATTAGGCGTTCCATTTGTAATAGCAAAGGCACAAAATGATATTCATAAAAGGGTATTAGAAAAAGTTGGAGCCGACAAGGTGGTTTTTCCCGAAAGAGAAATAGGAATTCGCATTGCAAATAACTTAATATCAGATAACTTTGTTGACTATGTTGAGTTATCGGAAGAATATAGTATCGTTGAGATAACAGCTAAGGATGCATGGGTAGGCAAAACGTTAAAGGAATTAAATTTAAGAGCAAAATTCGGTCTTAATGTAATGGCTATTAGAAATAGTGATGATACTCTAACAATTACACCTGGTCCAAATGAAGTGTTAAGAGAAAGAGATGTATTGGTTGTCATTGGTAGCAATGTAGAGTTGCAAAAAATAAACAATTAA
- a CDS encoding peptidase C1: MKKNFTSIFLAILISLLVQVSVVATEQSKDNIKVQLNNDKVIFNEKVGFPFLDGNNRVQTPFRVILEMFGAKVTWNENEKMAIAQKGDIIVKVPIGKKYIYRNSDVIINDTNSMLINGRTYLPIRAVMESFGCDVNWSEKEKVIYISNTNNDTTINKIPSKYDLRKFNKLTPVKDQKEIGACWAFATLGSIESVLMPSKAFDLSEDHLSLGHGYNVSQNKGGDFNIAMSYLARWDGPVLEVDDPYGDGKMNATAKVVKHVQEAKVLPSKDYSAIKLSLLLYGGVQSAMYFDESLTKGNNTIYNNETYSFYYKGNAKFNHAVVIVGWDDNYPKGNFSTQPEANGAFICKNSYGKDFGDDGYFYVSYFDKHIGTENVVYSRVDNISNYSRIYQTDYLGWVGRLGYGTDSAYFANAYDIKDKKENLRAVSFYATDKNTKYEVYVVKKFKTTSDFKNMTLVKKGSLDYEGYYTIDFDSPILIENKFAVVVKITTAGSSLPVAAEYYKKVDWLDKVIISDGEGYMSQHGTSWDSTENIFDSNVCLKAFTSTIE, translated from the coding sequence TTGAAAAAAAATTTCACGAGTATTTTTCTTGCAATCTTAATATCCCTTTTAGTGCAAGTGAGTGTAGTTGCAACAGAGCAGAGCAAAGATAATATAAAAGTGCAACTAAACAATGACAAGGTCATTTTCAATGAAAAGGTGGGATTCCCATTTTTGGATGGCAACAATAGAGTGCAGACGCCTTTTAGAGTTATATTGGAAATGTTTGGCGCTAAGGTAACTTGGAATGAAAATGAAAAAATGGCGATTGCCCAAAAGGGTGATATTATTGTAAAAGTACCGATTGGGAAGAAGTATATCTATAGAAATTCTGATGTAATTATTAACGACACCAATTCTATGCTAATCAATGGAAGAACCTATTTACCTATTCGAGCAGTTATGGAAAGCTTTGGATGTGACGTAAACTGGTCCGAAAAAGAAAAGGTAATATACATAAGTAACACGAACAATGATACAACAATCAATAAGATACCTTCAAAATATGATTTAAGAAAATTCAATAAATTAACACCTGTTAAGGATCAAAAGGAAATTGGTGCATGCTGGGCGTTTGCCACACTTGGATCAATTGAATCAGTGCTGATGCCTAGTAAGGCGTTTGACTTATCGGAGGATCATTTAAGCTTAGGTCATGGTTATAACGTCTCTCAAAACAAAGGTGGAGATTTTAATATTGCTATGAGTTACTTGGCTAGGTGGGATGGACCGGTTTTAGAAGTTGATGATCCCTATGGTGACGGTAAAATGAATGCTACAGCAAAGGTAGTTAAGCATGTTCAAGAGGCTAAGGTTTTGCCATCCAAAGACTATAGTGCTATAAAGCTATCACTTCTTCTTTATGGTGGAGTGCAATCTGCCATGTATTTTGATGAAAGTTTAACAAAAGGTAACAATACAATATATAATAATGAAACATATTCATTTTATTATAAAGGAAATGCTAAATTTAATCATGCAGTAGTCATTGTAGGGTGGGATGATAATTATCCAAAGGGTAATTTCTCGACACAACCAGAGGCAAACGGAGCTTTCATTTGTAAAAATAGCTATGGTAAAGATTTCGGAGATGATGGATATTTTTATGTTTCATACTTTGACAAACACATTGGAACAGAGAACGTGGTGTATTCGAGAGTTGATAATATTTCTAACTATTCTCGAATTTATCAAACAGATTATTTAGGATGGGTTGGTCGTTTAGGCTATGGTACAGACTCAGCCTATTTTGCGAATGCTTATGATATAAAGGATAAAAAAGAAAATCTTCGAGCAGTTAGCTTTTATGCAACAGATAAAAATACAAAATATGAGGTATATGTAGTTAAAAAGTTTAAAACTACTTCTGATTTCAAGAATATGACGCTAGTGAAAAAGGGATCGTTAGACTACGAAGGTTATTATACAATTGATTTTGATTCTCCTATTTTAATAGAGAATAAGTTTGCAGTTGTTGTAAAAATTACTACAGCAGGTAGTAGCTTACCGGTAGCAGCAGAATACTATAAAAAAGTTGATTGGTTAGATAAGGTTATTATTAGTGATGGTGAAGGTTATATGAGTCAACATGGTACTTCTTGGGACAGTACTGAAAATATATTTGATAGTAATGTCTGTTTGAAAGCCTTTACTAGTACTATAGAATAG
- a CDS encoding Trk family potassium uptake protein, which yields MEKKGIIMNLKPTQILVIGFLLVILIGALALNLPMSSYDGHSVGFVNALFTSTSAVCVTGLVVVNTLNHWTFFGKIVILGLIQIGGLGFMTIATTLFIILGKKIRLKERLIIQEALNQYTLSGMVRLTKNVVLGTLLIEGIGAILLSIRFVPEYKLYGVFMGIFHSVSSFCNAGFDIVGDQSLAPYVGDVLVNITIMTLIVLGGLGFTVWLDYIKLLKDKKKYNYSLRRYFHKLTLHTKLVTVLTVALIGVGFLFFLVIEGMNPATLGPLSLKEKILGSLFHSVTTRTAGFNTLYLPGMNDASKFMTIILMFIGGSPAGTAGGIKTVTFGIIFLAVVSVTKGRDDVEAFHKRISWDIVKKALAVMVISITVVISATMLLSLTEVAIMHKFSFMDVFFEAVSGFGTVGLSLGITSALSPIGKIILCFTMFIGRLGPITMMVAFSLKDKKHKSTIRNPEEKVMVG from the coding sequence ATGGAAAAGAAAGGCATTATAATGAATTTGAAACCTACACAAATACTTGTGATAGGGTTTTTGTTAGTTATATTAATCGGTGCATTAGCATTAAATCTTCCAATGTCTAGTTATGACGGACATAGTGTCGGCTTTGTAAATGCTTTATTTACTTCTACCTCTGCAGTGTGTGTAACAGGATTAGTGGTAGTCAATACATTAAACCATTGGACGTTTTTTGGAAAGATAGTTATCTTAGGACTCATTCAAATAGGTGGTTTAGGATTTATGACGATTGCGACGACTTTATTTATAATCCTTGGTAAAAAGATTAGATTAAAGGAAAGACTAATTATTCAAGAAGCACTTAATCAGTATACCTTGTCAGGCATGGTAAGATTGACAAAAAATGTCGTTCTAGGTACTTTGCTTATAGAGGGTATTGGTGCAATATTATTATCTATTCGCTTTGTACCAGAGTACAAATTGTATGGTGTCTTTATGGGTATTTTCCATTCGGTATCATCATTTTGTAATGCAGGCTTCGACATAGTCGGAGATCAGAGTTTAGCACCTTATGTAGGGGATGTTTTGGTTAATATTACGATTATGACCTTAATTGTTTTAGGTGGTTTAGGTTTTACGGTTTGGTTGGATTATATTAAGCTTCTAAAAGATAAAAAGAAATATAATTATAGTTTAAGAAGGTATTTTCATAAATTAACACTCCATACGAAGTTGGTTACGGTTCTTACCGTCGCCTTGATTGGAGTAGGTTTTCTCTTTTTTTTAGTAATTGAAGGTATGAACCCGGCAACACTTGGACCTTTGAGTTTGAAAGAAAAAATACTTGGTAGCTTGTTTCACTCAGTGACGACAAGGACTGCGGGCTTTAATACATTATATCTTCCAGGAATGAATGATGCATCGAAGTTCATGACTATTATTTTGATGTTTATTGGAGGTTCTCCTGCGGGTACAGCAGGGGGGATAAAAACAGTAACCTTTGGTATTATATTTTTGGCAGTTGTATCTGTAACAAAAGGAAGAGATGATGTTGAGGCGTTTCATAAAAGAATTTCTTGGGACATTGTTAAGAAGGCATTGGCGGTCATGGTGATCAGTATAACAGTTGTTATTAGTGCTACAATGCTGCTATCCTTAACAGAGGTTGCAATTATGCATAAGTTTAGTTTTATGGATGTATTCTTTGAAGCAGTTTCTGGCTTTGGTACAGTAGGCTTATCACTAGGAATTACATCAGCGCTATCACCCATTGGAAAGATTATACTTTGTTTTACCATGTTTATTGGTAGATTAGGACCAATCACTATGATGGTTGCCTTTTCATTAAAAGATAAAAAACACAAGAGCACAATTAGAAATCCAGAGGAAAAAGTAATGGTAGGGTAA
- a CDS encoding molybdopterin oxidoreductase: MEETKLICIGCPKGCNLNITHTGKTIHEVADYSCKIGLEYAKTEFIEPKRIITTTVKIKSGNLPFVPVKTMNPVNKEKIFEIMKIISKLEIESPVKIGDVVMSNLAGTGVDLVCTRNIEKVS, from the coding sequence GTGGAAGAAACAAAATTAATTTGCATTGGTTGCCCTAAAGGGTGCAATTTAAATATAACTCACACTGGTAAGACTATTCATGAGGTTGCTGACTATAGTTGTAAAATTGGACTAGAGTATGCTAAAACTGAATTCATTGAACCAAAGAGAATTATAACAACTACTGTGAAAATAAAGTCCGGAAACTTACCTTTTGTACCCGTTAAAACAATGAATCCAGTGAATAAAGAAAAAATATTCGAAATTATGAAAATCATAAGTAAATTAGAAATTGAATCCCCAGTAAAGATTGGAGATGTAGTAATGTCAAATCTTGCCGGAACAGGTGTGGATTTAGTGTGCACTAGAAATATTGAAAAAGTATCTTAA
- a CDS encoding pyridine nucleotide-disulfide oxidoreductase produces the protein MKKLEYDLVIVGGGPAGLAAALEARKNGVKKVLICERASYLGGILQQCIHNGFGLQYFKEELTGPEYAGRFIKEVENSDIDVKLGTMVMEIMEDKKVIAVNREDGMFSVETKAVILSMGCRERTRGAITIPGNRPAGVMTAGTAQSYVNLEGFIPGKEVVILGSGDIGLIMARRLTLEGVNVKGVVELMPYSTGLVRNRVQCLDDYGIPLLLSHSIIDIHGKERLEGVTIVEVGKDLKPIEGTEQYVACDTLLLSVGLIPENELSANLGCQIDSVTRGPVVNEKRITNIPWVFACGNVLHVHDLVDNVTQEAEIAGKAAAALINNEMNKEEKDVEITHDNHIGYVVPQHIDALNNQEKAVKFYLRVKNPNEDIKLVVKDNTDKTLLTIKKAIVEPGTMITFSLPRKFVTNDTSSINISISKE, from the coding sequence ATGAAAAAATTAGAGTATGATTTAGTCATTGTTGGTGGAGGTCCTGCTGGTCTTGCAGCAGCACTAGAAGCAAGAAAAAATGGCGTTAAAAAAGTACTTATTTGTGAAAGAGCCTCTTACCTAGGGGGTATTCTACAACAATGTATTCATAATGGATTTGGTTTACAATATTTTAAGGAAGAATTAACTGGTCCAGAATATGCAGGTCGATTTATTAAAGAGGTTGAAAATTCTGATATTGATGTGAAATTAGGAACTATGGTAATGGAAATAATGGAAGATAAAAAAGTAATTGCTGTAAACAGAGAAGATGGAATGTTTTCTGTAGAGACAAAGGCGGTAATCTTATCAATGGGTTGTAGAGAAAGAACCCGTGGTGCTATTACAATACCGGGTAACCGTCCAGCAGGCGTTATGACAGCAGGTACAGCACAAAGCTATGTAAACTTAGAAGGATTTATTCCGGGAAAAGAAGTAGTAATTCTAGGATCTGGAGATATTGGATTAATTATGGCAAGACGACTTACCTTAGAAGGCGTAAATGTAAAAGGTGTTGTTGAACTTATGCCTTATTCTACAGGGTTAGTACGAAATAGAGTTCAGTGTTTGGATGATTATGGTATTCCACTATTATTAAGCCACTCTATCATTGACATTCATGGTAAAGAAAGATTAGAAGGTGTAACTATAGTAGAAGTTGGTAAAGATCTTAAACCAATAGAAGGCACAGAGCAATATGTTGCGTGTGATACTCTTTTACTTTCAGTAGGTTTAATACCAGAAAACGAATTGTCTGCCAATTTAGGCTGCCAAATAGATAGTGTAACTAGAGGACCTGTAGTGAATGAAAAACGCATAACAAATATTCCTTGGGTATTTGCTTGTGGTAATGTACTTCATGTACATGATCTAGTTGATAATGTTACACAAGAGGCCGAAATTGCTGGTAAAGCAGCGGCAGCATTAATTAATAACGAAATGAATAAAGAAGAAAAGGATGTAGAAATTACACATGACAATCATATTGGATATGTAGTGCCTCAACATATTGATGCATTAAATAATCAAGAAAAAGCAGTAAAATTCTATTTACGTGTAAAAAATCCTAATGAAGATATAAAATTAGTAGTAAAGGATAATACTGATAAAACTTTATTAACAATAAAAAAAGCAATAGTTGAACCAGGAACAATGATAACGTTCTCTTTGCCAAGAAAGTTTGTTACAAATGATACTTCATCAATTAATATTTCCATTTCTAAGGAATAG
- a CDS encoding GntR family transcriptional regulator, whose amino-acid sequence MEFNTSVPIYLQVMDAIKKQLILGILGPGEQLPSTRSLAVSYNVNPNTAARIYKELELENICFTKRGLGTFVTDSEETLLKLKEPMANKVIDHFIAEMTELGYNFSDMVKIIKERERE is encoded by the coding sequence ATGGAATTTAATACTAGTGTACCAATATATCTTCAGGTTATGGATGCCATTAAAAAACAATTAATACTTGGAATCCTAGGGCCCGGAGAGCAGCTCCCTTCTACTAGAAGCCTTGCTGTCTCCTATAACGTTAATCCAAATACTGCAGCTAGGATTTATAAGGAACTAGAACTAGAAAACATCTGTTTTACAAAAAGAGGTCTAGGAACTTTTGTAACAGATTCTGAGGAGACCCTCTTAAAACTAAAAGAACCAATGGCTAACAAGGTAATTGATCACTTCATAGCAGAAATGACAGAATTGGGATATAACTTCTCGGATATGGTAAAAATTATTAAAGAAAGAGAGCGTGAATAA
- a CDS encoding 23S rRNA (guanosine(2251)-2'-O)-methyltransferase RlmB, with protein MITSVQNVRIKRVCALQQKQKERNSEGVFVVEGKKMMEETPVELIEEVFVTDTFYQHNKQYLDALSLKSLELVTDKVLLHMSTLVTPQGILGVVRQRTTQLNGLNLVNKPLLIALDNIQDPGNMGTIIRTADAINAQGVIISAGSVDIYNPKVVRATMGSIFRVPIIIEADLVDVLMQLSKRDIRLYAAHLKGDDYYYSMDYKESTCFLIGNEGNGLSEEVAALASSYIKIPILGQAESLNAAVAAGILMYEAVRQREQSTCQANT; from the coding sequence ATGATTACTAGTGTTCAGAATGTCAGAATTAAAAGGGTATGTGCTTTACAGCAAAAACAAAAGGAAAGAAATAGTGAAGGTGTGTTTGTTGTAGAGGGCAAAAAGATGATGGAAGAAACACCTGTTGAGCTGATAGAAGAGGTATTTGTTACCGATACCTTTTATCAACATAATAAGCAATATTTGGATGCATTATCACTCAAAAGCTTGGAGCTTGTAACTGACAAGGTGTTACTTCATATGTCTACTCTTGTAACTCCTCAAGGCATTCTGGGTGTGGTAAGGCAAAGAACGACGCAGCTTAATGGTTTAAACCTAGTAAATAAACCTTTGTTGATTGCTTTAGATAACATACAAGATCCTGGAAATATGGGCACAATTATAAGGACTGCAGATGCAATTAATGCACAAGGGGTAATCATATCAGCTGGATCGGTAGATATCTATAATCCAAAGGTTGTAAGGGCTACTATGGGGTCGATTTTCAGGGTTCCAATTATCATTGAGGCTGATCTAGTAGATGTCCTAATGCAATTATCAAAAAGAGATATTAGGCTATATGCTGCACATTTAAAAGGTGATGATTATTACTATTCTATGGATTATAAGGAAAGTACATGCTTTTTGATTGGCAATGAAGGAAATGGGTTATCAGAAGAGGTTGCGGCACTAGCATCTTCCTATATTAAGATACCAATCTTAGGTCAAGCTGAATCGTTAAATGCAGCAGTAGCAGCTGGAATTTTGATGTATGAAGCAGTTAGACAAAGAGAACAAAGCACTTGTCAGGCAAATACTTAA
- a CDS encoding RNA methyltransferase — protein sequence MTEYTLTIPCLFGIEAVVKKEIQKLGYNIQSVDDGRITFVGDAGAICKSNLWVRSGERVLLDIGQFEAKTFDELFEAIKKLPWEDYIPEDGKFWVSKASSIKSELFSPSDIQSIVKKAIVERLKKTYKVDWFKEDGPEFPMRVFIKKNIVSIGIDTSGASLHKRGYRQFSGIAPIRESLAAGIIQLSPWNKDRVFADPFCGSGTFPIEAAMMGANIAPGLNRSFVAESWQHLIPSKCWKEAVDEAKDLQDHSVELNIQAFDVDYQILKIARENAKTAGVDQYIHFQEREMQKFTSNKKCGVIVTNPPYGERLEDKNSVIKLYKEMGEQFRLLDTWSYSIITSFEDFERHFGKSADKKRKLYSGMLKTNLYQYLGPKPRYNS from the coding sequence ATGACAGAATATACATTAACCATTCCATGCCTATTTGGTATAGAGGCAGTTGTTAAAAAAGAAATACAAAAGTTAGGTTATAATATCCAAAGCGTTGATGATGGTAGAATTACCTTTGTTGGGGATGCAGGGGCTATATGTAAGAGCAACCTGTGGGTAAGATCAGGGGAAAGAGTACTTTTAGACATAGGTCAATTTGAAGCTAAAACCTTTGATGAATTATTTGAAGCAATCAAGAAATTACCATGGGAAGATTATATACCTGAAGATGGTAAATTTTGGGTGTCAAAAGCTAGTTCGATAAAATCTGAGCTTTTTAGTCCTTCTGATATTCAATCCATTGTCAAAAAAGCAATTGTTGAAAGATTAAAAAAGACGTATAAGGTTGATTGGTTTAAAGAAGATGGGCCAGAATTTCCAATGCGAGTATTTATTAAAAAAAATATTGTATCAATTGGCATTGATACTTCAGGAGCTTCCCTTCATAAGAGAGGCTATAGACAATTTTCAGGAATAGCACCAATTAGAGAGAGCTTAGCGGCAGGGATCATTCAATTATCTCCATGGAACAAAGATCGTGTATTTGCGGATCCTTTTTGTGGAAGTGGAACTTTCCCAATTGAAGCAGCTATGATGGGCGCAAACATTGCACCTGGTTTAAATAGAAGCTTTGTAGCTGAAAGCTGGCAACATTTGATTCCATCTAAGTGTTGGAAGGAAGCTGTTGATGAAGCCAAGGATTTACAAGATCATTCAGTAGAATTAAATATTCAAGCATTTGATGTAGATTATCAAATATTAAAAATAGCAAGAGAAAATGCAAAAACTGCAGGTGTTGATCAGTATATTCATTTTCAAGAAAGAGAAATGCAAAAGTTTACATCTAATAAAAAATGTGGTGTAATTGTGACAAATCCTCCCTATGGTGAAAGATTAGAAGATAAAAATAGTGTAATTAAATTATACAAAGAAATGGGAGAACAATTTAGGTTACTTGACACATGGTCTTATAGTATCATTACATCCTTTGAGGACTTTGAAAGACATTTCGGAAAAAGTGCTGATAAAAAAAGGAAGCTTTATAGTGGGATGCTTAAAACAAACCTCTATCAGTATTTGGGTCCAAAGCCGCGTTATAATAGTTAA
- a CDS encoding ribulose 1,5-bisphosphate carboxylase, with protein MNRLYSNVLNKLYEGADIENLIVATYLVGAEKHEDPILKAASIAIEQTTGSWVDVAGETDEVRELYAGKTISVYEVPDFETKMDLDKTVGEDGMRFYIMRIGYPVVNVDDNLPLFFATVTGNIMAMPYLKLLDVDFPKNFVKKFKGPKFGIQGVRDLLGVYDRPLLNNMIKPCTGYTPEVGAKLFYDAAVGGVDIVKDDELIGGDRAFNKLEDRVRMNMAAAAKADAVKGEKTLYTVNITDEVSRLKDNALRAIAAGANAIMVDAFGIGLSALRDLAEDPRINVPILSHSCYSGAQTTSKYQGVSSVVMTKLTRMCGADIILLEAPWGKFDNLANKYISRVIACTGKLYDMKPSMPFMGGGVVEGLIPTILDATGNDCLLGVGAAIHGYPDGPTKGAVAFRQAIDAHMKGQDLEEAGREHKELGVALAKWGVYGKDNVKKNYLI; from the coding sequence ATGAATAGACTATATAGTAATGTATTAAATAAGCTTTATGAGGGTGCTGATATTGAAAACCTAATCGTAGCAACATATTTAGTTGGAGCTGAAAAACATGAAGATCCCATTTTAAAGGCTGCAAGTATCGCTATTGAACAAACAACTGGTTCATGGGTTGATGTAGCTGGAGAAACAGATGAAGTAAGAGAGTTATATGCAGGCAAAACAATTAGTGTATATGAGGTTCCTGATTTTGAAACTAAAATGGATCTTGATAAAACTGTTGGCGAAGATGGAATGAGATTTTATATAATGAGGATTGGATATCCAGTTGTAAACGTTGATGATAATCTTCCATTATTCTTTGCTACAGTAACTGGAAATATTATGGCAATGCCATATTTAAAGCTTTTAGATGTTGATTTCCCTAAAAACTTTGTAAAGAAGTTCAAAGGACCAAAGTTTGGTATTCAAGGCGTTAGAGATCTATTAGGAGTTTATGACAGACCTTTATTAAACAACATGATTAAGCCATGTACAGGATACACACCAGAAGTCGGAGCAAAATTATTTTATGATGCTGCAGTAGGTGGCGTTGATATCGTGAAAGATGATGAACTAATTGGTGGAGACAGAGCATTTAATAAACTTGAAGATAGAGTAAGAATGAATATGGCAGCGGCTGCAAAAGCAGATGCAGTGAAAGGTGAAAAAACATTATACACGGTTAACATCACTGATGAGGTTTCTAGACTTAAAGATAACGCTTTAAGAGCTATCGCAGCTGGAGCGAATGCGATTATGGTAGACGCATTTGGTATTGGATTATCAGCTCTAAGAGATTTAGCAGAAGACCCAAGGATTAATGTACCAATCTTATCACATAGTTGCTACAGTGGAGCACAAACAACTTCTAAGTATCAAGGAGTAAGCTCGGTAGTAATGACAAAATTAACAAGAATGTGTGGAGCAGATATCATCTTACTTGAGGCTCCTTGGGGCAAATTTGATAATTTAGCAAACAAATATATATCAAGAGTTATTGCTTGTACAGGCAAATTATACGATATGAAACCTTCTATGCCATTTATGGGTGGTGGAGTCGTAGAGGGCTTAATACCTACAATTCTTGATGCTACAGGAAATGATTGTTTATTAGGAGTTGGAGCAGCTATCCATGGCTACCCAGATGGCCCTACAAAAGGTGCTGTAGCCTTTAGACAGGCAATTGACGCACATATGAAGGGTCAAGACTTAGAAGAAGCCGGCAGAGAGCACAAAGAATTAGGCGTTGCATTAGCAAAATGGGGCGTTTATGGAAAAGATAACGTGAAGAAAAACTATTTAATCTAA